Proteins from one Bradyrhizobium roseum genomic window:
- the fliQ gene encoding flagellar biosynthesis protein FliQ: protein MTGAETLDVARDAIWTIVVVSSPLMVIGLVVGVVVSLFQALTQIQEQTLIFVPKILAIFVTLLLALPFMADSMHAHMMRISSRIIGG from the coding sequence ATGACCGGTGCTGAAACCCTCGACGTGGCGCGCGATGCGATCTGGACCATCGTGGTGGTTTCGTCGCCGCTGATGGTGATCGGGCTCGTGGTCGGCGTCGTGGTCTCGCTGTTCCAGGCGCTGACCCAGATCCAGGAACAGACGCTGATCTTCGTGCCGAAGATTCTGGCGATTTTCGTGACATTATTGCTGGCTTTGCCGTTCATGGCGGATTCGATGCATGCTCACATGATGCGGATATCGTCGCGAATCATCGGCGGCTGA
- the flhB gene encoding flagellar biosynthesis protein FlhB, producing the protein MAEDTDDKTEDPTQKRLDDALEKGDVAKSQEVNTWFIIAGATLILSTFSGSVGGGILTPLRNLIANAGQLRADGTALLALGNTLGYAVLGAIGVPLLMLMLAAIAGNMVQHRLVWSSESLKPKFNKVSPGAGLKRIFGKQAVANFAKGVFKLIALGAVMTAVLWPERHRLESFLMFDPSAIMGVTTNLTVQLMGAVVAMLAAVAIADYFFQYRQWFERQKMSLQEIKDEFKQSEGDPHIKAKIRQLRQQRMKKRMMAAVPNASVVITNPTHYSIALRYDSGMTAPVCVAKGVDNVAFKIREIAKKHDIPIVENVPLARALHATVDIDEEIPVEHYHAVAEIIGYVMRLKSGLTRGR; encoded by the coding sequence ATGGCCGAGGATACCGACGACAAAACAGAAGACCCAACCCAAAAACGTCTGGACGACGCCCTTGAAAAGGGCGACGTCGCCAAGAGCCAGGAGGTCAATACCTGGTTCATCATCGCGGGCGCCACGCTGATATTGTCGACCTTTTCGGGGTCGGTCGGCGGCGGCATCCTGACGCCGCTGCGCAACCTGATCGCCAATGCGGGCCAGCTTCGCGCCGACGGCACGGCGCTGCTCGCGCTCGGCAATACGCTGGGCTACGCCGTGCTCGGCGCCATCGGCGTGCCGTTGTTGATGCTGATGCTGGCCGCGATCGCCGGCAACATGGTGCAGCACCGCCTGGTCTGGTCGTCGGAATCGCTGAAGCCGAAATTCAACAAGGTGTCGCCCGGCGCCGGGCTGAAACGCATCTTCGGCAAACAGGCGGTGGCCAATTTCGCCAAGGGCGTGTTCAAGCTGATCGCGCTCGGCGCCGTCATGACGGCGGTGCTGTGGCCCGAGCGCCATCGCCTGGAATCGTTCCTGATGTTCGATCCTTCGGCGATCATGGGCGTCACCACCAATCTGACGGTGCAGTTGATGGGCGCGGTGGTGGCGATGCTGGCCGCGGTCGCGATCGCCGATTACTTCTTCCAGTACCGGCAATGGTTCGAACGGCAGAAGATGTCGCTGCAGGAGATCAAGGACGAGTTCAAGCAGTCCGAAGGCGACCCCCACATCAAGGCCAAAATCCGCCAGTTGCGCCAACAGCGCATGAAGAAGCGCATGATGGCCGCGGTTCCCAATGCCAGCGTGGTCATCACCAACCCGACCCACTATTCGATAGCGTTGCGCTACGACAGCGGCATGACGGCACCGGTCTGCGTCGCCAAGGGCGTCGACAACGTCGCGTTCAAGATCAGGGAAATCGCCAAGAAGCACGACATTCCGATCGTGGAGAACGTGCCGCTGGCGCGCGCACTCCATGCCACCGTCGATATCGACGAGGAGATCCCGGTCGAGCACTATCACGCGGTCGCCGAGATCATCGGCTACGTCATGCGCCTGAAGAGCGGTCTGACCCGGGGAAGGTGA
- the fliR gene encoding flagellar biosynthetic protein FliR, whose product MRIDISLLPALAATFMLVFARVGAMVMLLPGFGESNIPVRVKLSIALLLTLIILPLHRNAYQVDLTSMAALGVLMVHEIVIGIVLGATARVTLSALAVAGSVIAQQLGLGFVTAVDPTQGQQGLLIGNFLTILGMTLLFATDSHHLVIAALNESYRIFSPGEVLPSGDVAALATRAFAAAFKIGMQLSAPFLVFGLVFNIGLGVLARLMPAMQVYFVGVPLSIMIGFLIFAFVLTGMMATYLNYFVGVMHQLTPLK is encoded by the coding sequence ATGCGCATCGACATATCGCTGCTGCCGGCCCTTGCCGCCACCTTCATGCTGGTGTTCGCCCGCGTGGGCGCGATGGTGATGCTGTTGCCGGGATTCGGCGAAAGCAACATCCCGGTGCGCGTCAAACTCTCGATCGCGCTGCTGCTGACGTTAATCATCCTGCCACTGCACCGCAACGCCTATCAGGTCGATCTGACCTCGATGGCCGCGCTCGGCGTGCTGATGGTGCACGAGATCGTCATCGGCATCGTGCTCGGCGCGACCGCGCGCGTTACGCTGTCGGCGCTGGCGGTGGCGGGTTCGGTGATCGCCCAGCAGCTTGGCCTCGGCTTCGTCACCGCGGTCGATCCGACCCAGGGGCAACAGGGGCTGCTGATCGGCAACTTCCTCACCATTCTGGGCATGACGCTGTTGTTTGCCACCGACAGCCACCATCTCGTGATCGCGGCGCTGAACGAGAGCTACCGGATTTTCTCGCCGGGCGAGGTGCTGCCGAGCGGCGACGTCGCGGCGCTTGCCACCCGGGCGTTCGCCGCAGCCTTCAAGATCGGCATGCAGTTGTCGGCGCCGTTCCTGGTGTTCGGCCTCGTCTTCAACATCGGCCTCGGCGTGCTGGCGCGGCTGATGCCGGCGATGCAGGTCTACTTCGTCGGCGTGCCGCTCTCCATCATGATCGGCTTCCTGATCTTCGCCTTCGTCCTCACCGGCATGATGGCGACTTATCTCAATTACTTCGTCGGCGTGATGCACCAGCTGACGCCGCTGAAGTAA